A genomic stretch from Caulobacter sp. FWC2 includes:
- the dnaQ gene encoding DNA polymerase III subunit epsilon, translating to MAREIILDTETTGFDPKTGDRLVEIGCIEVLDFMPTGRSFHEYCDPLRDMPAEAEKVHGLSSAFLTGKPKFHEIADKFIDFVGDSVVVAHNAAFDRSFVNFELEKCGRAPIHEERWIDTLAMAKKRFPGMYNSLDALCKRFKISLDSRDKHGALIDSHLLAEVYLELQGGKERALELTHVEALSVSAAIQGSYGARPRPLAPRSTDAEREVHAAWIRKNLKDSALWIKQGFVAAEG from the coding sequence ATGGCCCGGGAAATCATCCTCGACACCGAAACCACCGGCTTCGATCCGAAGACGGGCGACCGCCTGGTCGAAATCGGCTGCATCGAGGTCCTCGACTTCATGCCGACCGGCCGCTCGTTCCATGAATATTGCGACCCGCTGCGCGACATGCCGGCCGAGGCCGAGAAGGTCCACGGCCTGTCGTCGGCGTTCCTGACCGGCAAGCCGAAGTTCCACGAGATCGCCGACAAGTTCATCGACTTCGTCGGCGACAGCGTCGTGGTCGCCCACAACGCCGCCTTCGACCGCTCGTTCGTCAATTTCGAGCTGGAGAAGTGCGGCCGCGCGCCAATCCACGAGGAGCGCTGGATCGACACCCTGGCCATGGCCAAGAAGCGCTTTCCGGGCATGTACAACTCGCTCGACGCGCTGTGTAAGCGGTTCAAGATCAGCCTCGACAGTCGCGACAAGCACGGGGCGCTGATCGACTCGCACCTGCTGGCCGAGGTCTATCTGGAACTGCAGGGCGGCAAGGAACGCGCCCTGGAGCTGACCCACGTCGAGGCCCTGTCGGTCTCGGCCGCGATCCAGGGGTCATACGGCGCCCGGCCCCGTCCGCTGGCGCCGCGCTCGACCGACGCAGAGCGCGAGGTCCACGCCGCCTGGATCCGCAAGAACCTCAAGGACTCGGCGCTCTGGATCAAGCAGGGCTTCGTGGCGGCCGAGGGCTGA
- a CDS encoding OprO/OprP family phosphate-selective porin, which yields MRKIFSLTLLAASMMASVAAAQDAPKTDVTLDELKAQILVMQQRLQSLEAKASAPPVAAPAPAKTPAPATTQIKWENSPRFTDSSGATFKLRGRLSIDGVNVNVDRKTTASYKSRQFRARQLFLGAEGQVGAWAYRIEGGAANGSSWGWDDAVIEYKTKSGMLLTLGNQKVGGLESLTSIKTITFMERGPFGDLTDTGFVLAAQATKIGANWSLRGALQGDSINKADVSAGAYDANNAKERSGFMVRGTWAPIMTATDTVHVGASARYRSTGGETGFTYSAAANTAYRPQTSAGGVLLSSGAVGKSDTTVGVEGAWTHKAVSLQGEVAQIKVNRVTTAQSAANGGKDFNIVTGYALASWFPTGETRPYNPGGQFGRIKVLHPIDKGGMGAYELAARYDYADLSKMSPNSVATLASQTGLATAGTYKGLTVGVNWYPYSNVRLMANLTKAKINNRLIGAVQNDANVTVLQARMQIEF from the coding sequence ATGCGAAAAATCTTCTCACTGACCCTGCTCGCGGCCTCGATGATGGCCAGCGTCGCCGCCGCGCAGGATGCGCCCAAGACCGACGTCACGCTCGATGAGCTCAAGGCGCAGATCCTGGTCATGCAGCAACGGCTTCAAAGCCTTGAGGCCAAGGCCAGCGCGCCGCCGGTCGCCGCGCCGGCGCCAGCCAAAACCCCGGCCCCGGCCACCACTCAGATCAAGTGGGAGAACTCCCCGCGCTTCACGGACTCCAGCGGCGCCACATTCAAGCTGCGGGGCCGCCTGTCGATCGACGGCGTCAACGTCAATGTCGATCGAAAGACCACCGCCTCCTACAAGTCCCGCCAGTTCAGGGCTCGGCAGCTGTTCCTTGGCGCCGAGGGTCAGGTCGGCGCGTGGGCCTATCGCATCGAGGGCGGCGCGGCGAACGGCTCCAGCTGGGGCTGGGACGACGCGGTCATCGAATACAAGACCAAGAGCGGCATGCTCTTGACCCTGGGCAACCAGAAGGTTGGCGGTCTGGAGAGCCTGACCTCGATCAAGACCATCACCTTCATGGAGCGTGGCCCGTTCGGCGACCTGACCGACACCGGCTTCGTCCTGGCGGCCCAGGCCACCAAGATCGGCGCCAACTGGTCGCTGCGCGGCGCTCTGCAAGGCGACTCGATCAACAAGGCCGACGTTTCGGCCGGCGCCTATGACGCCAACAACGCCAAGGAACGCTCGGGCTTCATGGTCCGTGGCACCTGGGCGCCGATCATGACGGCGACCGACACCGTCCACGTGGGCGCCTCGGCGCGCTATCGCAGCACGGGCGGCGAGACGGGCTTCACCTATTCGGCCGCGGCCAACACCGCCTATCGTCCTCAGACCTCAGCGGGCGGCGTGCTGCTGTCCAGCGGCGCCGTGGGTAAGAGCGATACGACCGTGGGCGTCGAAGGCGCCTGGACGCACAAGGCCGTCTCGCTGCAGGGCGAAGTCGCGCAGATCAAGGTCAACCGCGTCACGACGGCCCAGAGCGCGGCCAATGGCGGCAAAGACTTCAACATCGTCACCGGCTACGCCCTGGCCAGCTGGTTCCCCACCGGCGAGACCCGCCCGTACAACCCCGGCGGCCAGTTTGGTCGCATCAAGGTTCTGCATCCGATCGATAAGGGCGGCATGGGCGCCTATGAACTGGCGGCGCGCTACGACTATGCCGATCTCAGCAAGATGAGCCCGAACAGCGTGGCCACGCTGGCCAGCCAGACAGGCCTGGCGACGGCCGGGACCTACAAGGGCCTCACCGTCGGCGTGAACTGGTATCCCTACAGCAACGTCCGCCTGATGGCGAACCTCACGAAGGCGAAGATCAACAATCGCCTGATCGGCGCTGTTCAGAACGACGCCAATGTGACTGTTCT